A single Anatilimnocola floriformis DNA region contains:
- a CDS encoding YfaP family protein: MLKHGDNSLPEVEPPPIAAHWLADLEDVVFEDLEVEAPPIAESPVEEPPIAEPPVAQPPLVELATAVDDLPIEEPPIAADVISLELPAAELPVTETADSEQDETTADAEDASLIDESPAEGDEPLDLPEIQAENRRLYYEDVPETSESWFRRHISFVGSLAVHLTLMLCLAAYLRDHLPAKAQPSDFVFADDYEQPVPVVEMAPLVSDASASSDSEDPSEAVSDALEVANTADLNPTPEEAVSVEFTPDVSLGSLNTPLNLPNVVQGFGLSADSKTQMLAPLRGAGPTGAGGGGGGNGFGADSGLLRQFTQRLDKAGAKSGDVQISLIWDNYNDLDLHVFTPRGENIFFGHRRSRCRGELDVDMNAGGAMTREPVENIYWGNGKAPLGKYKVAVHHFRNHGDPDPTKYELRVVVDGETKVIKGETSSGNPRLIVYEFERGANKNPPTPRGPSRNSPATPDDSAILSSTLSAP; encoded by the coding sequence ATGCTGAAACATGGCGATAACTCGTTGCCGGAGGTGGAACCACCGCCGATCGCCGCTCATTGGCTCGCCGACCTTGAGGATGTTGTGTTTGAGGATCTTGAGGTCGAGGCGCCGCCGATCGCTGAGTCGCCCGTGGAAGAGCCTCCGATCGCGGAGCCGCCGGTTGCTCAACCACCGCTCGTTGAGCTCGCTACAGCAGTCGATGATTTGCCGATTGAGGAGCCGCCGATCGCGGCCGATGTGATCTCGCTGGAACTGCCCGCTGCCGAGTTGCCAGTCACCGAGACTGCAGACTCTGAACAGGACGAAACTACGGCAGATGCTGAAGATGCCTCGTTGATCGACGAATCGCCTGCTGAAGGCGATGAGCCTTTGGACTTGCCCGAAATCCAGGCCGAAAACCGCAGGCTCTATTACGAAGACGTTCCAGAAACTTCCGAATCCTGGTTTCGTCGCCATATCAGTTTCGTTGGCAGCCTAGCCGTGCATCTCACCTTGATGCTCTGTCTGGCAGCTTACCTGCGGGACCATCTTCCCGCGAAGGCGCAGCCCAGCGACTTCGTATTTGCCGACGACTATGAGCAGCCGGTGCCGGTCGTCGAGATGGCTCCGCTGGTGAGCGATGCGTCGGCCTCTTCGGATTCGGAAGATCCCAGCGAAGCTGTTTCTGACGCGCTCGAGGTTGCCAACACGGCTGATCTGAATCCCACGCCAGAGGAAGCCGTCAGCGTCGAATTCACGCCCGACGTTTCCCTCGGCAGCCTGAACACTCCGCTGAATCTACCCAACGTGGTGCAGGGATTTGGATTGAGCGCGGATTCGAAAACGCAAATGCTCGCTCCCTTACGCGGCGCGGGCCCAACCGGCGCTGGTGGTGGCGGCGGTGGCAACGGCTTCGGGGCCGATTCCGGTTTGCTCCGACAATTCACGCAGCGACTCGACAAGGCCGGCGCCAAGAGTGGCGATGTGCAGATTTCGCTTATCTGGGACAATTACAACGACCTCGATCTGCATGTCTTCACTCCTCGCGGCGAGAACATCTTTTTCGGCCATCGGCGCTCGCGCTGCCGCGGCGAGCTCGACGTCGATATGAACGCGGGTGGCGCGATGACTCGCGAACCGGTCGAGAATATCTACTGGGGCAATGGAAAAGCGCCGCTCGGCAAGTACAAGGTCGCTGTGCACCATTTCCGCAATCACGGCGATCCCGATCCCACCAAGTATGAGTTGCGGGTGGTCGTCGATGGCGAGACCAAGGTGATTAAAGGCGAGACAAGCTCTGGCAATCCGCGGCTGATCGTGTACGAGTTCGAGCGCGGCGCTAACAAGAATCCGCCTACGCCCAGAGGACCGAGCCGCAATTCACCGGCCACGCCCGATGACTCGGCCATTCTGAGTTCGACCCTTTCGGCGCCTTAG
- a CDS encoding ComEC/Rec2 family competence protein codes for MPTELAAFQSASARADTTRQSLYQPCVLLLAAVAAGMVCDRYFPLGPRLWFCCSLATAALWCLAWWKRRELIAAGLLLSAAFLAGGAWHHDQWRLVRDDEVGLRITEEIRPLVCEAVALTSPRWSPAPPLSPLRTIPKGDETELLVELRSIRDGGTWRSASGYAQLDVEGHLLNVRAGDRIRLMVLASQPMKPLNPGEFDYNAHERSRRVFCRMRGLFPESVSLVERGSWWSWRLWLSRLREAGNSTLREHIHPRRSTLAAAILIGAREQLDPERNEGFLVTGTIHVLSISGLHVGILAYGFWTLFRTGLFPRRPMLWAAIGLTILYCLLTDSQPPIVRATILIVAVCISLFWGRPALGMNTLAFAGLVVLVLTPAALFQAGPQLSFLSVAAMILFAPWLTKRVEYDPLDLLIARSRPWYQRAVAAVVGEFYRVWLSICMESVIIAALLWLWNVRPNS; via the coding sequence ATGCCAACCGAACTTGCCGCGTTTCAGTCTGCCTCAGCCCGGGCCGATACTACGCGCCAATCGTTGTATCAGCCTTGCGTGCTGTTGCTCGCTGCCGTCGCGGCAGGCATGGTTTGCGATCGCTACTTTCCACTCGGGCCGCGGTTGTGGTTCTGCTGTTCGCTGGCCACGGCTGCGCTGTGGTGCCTGGCTTGGTGGAAACGCCGCGAACTGATCGCCGCCGGACTGCTGCTGTCGGCTGCCTTTCTAGCCGGTGGCGCGTGGCATCATGATCAATGGCGACTGGTGCGCGACGACGAAGTGGGGCTACGCATCACCGAGGAAATCCGTCCGCTCGTCTGCGAAGCCGTCGCACTCACCTCGCCGCGCTGGTCTCCCGCGCCGCCGTTGTCGCCGCTCCGGACGATTCCGAAAGGTGACGAAACGGAACTCCTTGTCGAGTTGCGGAGCATTCGAGACGGAGGCACCTGGCGCTCGGCTAGTGGCTACGCCCAGCTCGACGTCGAAGGCCATCTGCTGAATGTGCGGGCCGGCGATCGAATCCGTTTGATGGTCCTCGCCAGCCAACCGATGAAACCGCTCAACCCGGGCGAGTTCGATTACAACGCCCACGAGCGGAGCCGGCGTGTCTTCTGCCGCATGCGCGGATTATTTCCCGAGAGTGTCAGCCTGGTTGAGCGCGGCTCGTGGTGGTCGTGGCGACTTTGGCTGTCGCGGCTGCGCGAAGCGGGCAACAGTACGCTTCGTGAGCACATCCATCCTCGCCGCTCGACGCTGGCGGCGGCCATTCTCATCGGTGCGCGAGAGCAGCTTGATCCGGAGCGAAATGAAGGGTTCCTAGTTACTGGAACGATCCATGTCCTGTCCATCTCTGGGCTTCATGTCGGCATCCTCGCGTATGGTTTTTGGACTCTGTTTCGCACCGGCTTGTTTCCCCGCCGGCCAATGTTATGGGCCGCAATTGGGTTGACGATTTTGTATTGCCTGCTGACCGACTCGCAACCGCCGATCGTGCGCGCGACGATCCTGATCGTGGCCGTCTGTATTTCGCTTTTCTGGGGACGTCCCGCGCTCGGCATGAATACGCTGGCGTTCGCGGGACTGGTGGTGCTGGTGCTGACACCGGCTGCGCTCTTTCAAGCGGGACCGCAACTCTCGTTTCTCTCCGTAGCCGCGATGATTCTCTTCGCTCCCTGGCTCACGAAGCGCGTCGAATACGATCCGCTCGATTTGCTCATCGCTCGCTCGCGTCCTTGGTACCAGCGCGCGGTCGCCGCTGTTGTTGGCGAATTCTATCGCGTGTGGCTGTCAATCTGCATGGAGAGCGTCATAATCGCAGCCTTGCTGTGGCTCTGGAACGTGAGGCCGAACAGCTGA
- a CDS encoding CBS domain-containing protein has protein sequence MLVREILGQKGHAVFSCHPDDTLADVVASLMQRNCGSLVVLDGDELAGIITERDILRSCAETRGPLDFVQVSERMTCDPITARLDDEVEGVMGVMTERRIRHLPVIENGRLCGMISIGDVVKAQHNELCQENHYLKTYILS, from the coding sequence ATGCTCGTCCGTGAAATTCTTGGTCAAAAAGGGCATGCGGTTTTTTCCTGTCATCCCGACGACACACTGGCCGATGTCGTCGCAAGTTTGATGCAGCGAAATTGTGGTTCACTCGTGGTGCTCGACGGCGATGAACTCGCCGGGATCATTACCGAGCGCGATATTCTGCGAAGCTGTGCCGAAACGCGCGGCCCGCTCGACTTTGTGCAAGTCAGCGAACGAATGACTTGCGACCCAATCACCGCCCGTCTCGACGACGAGGTCGAAGGGGTGATGGGCGTCATGACCGAACGCCGCATCCGCCATCTGCCGGTTATCGAAAACGGCCGGTTGTGCGGCATGATTTCAATCGGCGATGTGGTGAAGGCACAGCACAACGAGTTGTGCCAAGAGAACCACTATCTCAAGACATACATCCTGAGTTAG
- a CDS encoding recombinase family protein, with the protein MRKISASSAAESTPKIRGYEYIRWSTPDQILGDSLARQNDRRDRLCERYNIELDDSLDLRDMGVSAFRGKNATKGKLGVFIEACKKGRIPKGSWLLCENFDRFSRLSFDEALPLVNAILKEGVSIAFRETIVHPNASPMEKMLMAMEFYRAHAESARKSEMLKHSWVSRRKKATEKRIAGIGPFWLEPSEDRQRWLINAERSEVVKRVFELSLSGLSQTKIAVELNRLKTPTFQRRKGHSPAWSQPMIQTILTSRAVIGEYQPHVVDEDGGRKPEGEPLLTYYPRVISDESFYRVQAELKRRDCHNQIGRNTNRPKDTVPRVKRLKRTPASRQNCVTSLFRTLIRHRGNPMIVMDKSRKSTSGEMHRFKYLIERRFDGKETGCINYDRVEQAFLKHMREIKAADLQGETCTAHDTMIAAEAKLAQCEKKLFDLESAMLDSDGDTGILAKMMVRLESQRKAAEAEAEAARRQSNVAPAQRSLADTHEIIDLLAQADDSTRYQLRSKLRMLISELVREIICFLYGKGKDKAAILGVNFRGGGYRVIVVGDPPEHALKAAGLNKGESTRTLRLPRKPR; encoded by the coding sequence ATGCGCAAAATTTCTGCTAGTTCCGCCGCCGAGTCCACGCCCAAGATTAGAGGCTACGAATACATTCGCTGGAGTACGCCTGACCAAATTTTAGGTGACTCACTTGCGAGGCAGAATGATCGACGAGACCGCCTGTGCGAGCGATACAACATCGAGTTAGACGACTCGCTCGATTTACGAGATATGGGAGTCAGCGCCTTTCGTGGCAAGAATGCCACGAAAGGCAAGTTGGGCGTCTTCATCGAAGCGTGCAAGAAGGGAAGGATTCCGAAAGGCAGTTGGCTCCTCTGTGAAAACTTTGACCGATTTTCTCGCCTGTCATTCGATGAAGCGCTGCCGCTCGTGAATGCGATCTTGAAGGAGGGCGTTTCGATTGCCTTCCGTGAAACCATCGTGCATCCGAACGCAAGCCCGATGGAAAAAATGCTTATGGCGATGGAGTTCTATCGAGCGCATGCGGAAAGCGCCCGCAAGTCTGAGATGCTCAAGCACTCATGGGTAAGCCGCAGGAAGAAAGCGACCGAGAAGCGAATTGCAGGCATAGGCCCATTCTGGCTAGAGCCTTCCGAGGATAGACAGCGGTGGCTAATCAATGCCGAGCGTTCGGAAGTTGTGAAGCGTGTTTTCGAGTTATCGCTAAGCGGACTTTCCCAAACAAAGATTGCGGTTGAACTCAACCGATTGAAAACACCAACCTTCCAGAGGCGGAAAGGACATTCGCCTGCGTGGTCGCAGCCAATGATTCAGACGATTCTCACAAGCCGTGCGGTAATCGGAGAATATCAACCACACGTTGTTGATGAAGACGGCGGACGGAAGCCTGAGGGCGAACCGCTGCTGACCTATTACCCCCGAGTAATCAGCGATGAGTCCTTCTATCGGGTGCAGGCAGAATTGAAGCGGCGTGACTGCCACAATCAGATTGGACGAAACACTAATCGCCCGAAAGACACTGTTCCACGGGTTAAGCGGCTAAAGCGAACCCCAGCGAGCAGGCAGAATTGTGTCACGAGTTTATTCCGCACATTGATTCGGCATCGTGGCAATCCGATGATCGTCATGGACAAAAGCCGCAAATCGACAAGCGGCGAGATGCATCGGTTCAAGTATCTGATTGAGCGCCGCTTTGATGGCAAAGAGACGGGCTGCATCAACTACGACCGAGTAGAGCAGGCGTTTCTCAAGCACATGCGGGAAATCAAAGCGGCCGATTTGCAAGGCGAAACATGCACCGCTCACGACACGATGATCGCAGCAGAAGCGAAGTTGGCGCAGTGCGAGAAAAAGCTCTTTGACCTTGAATCCGCCATGCTGGACTCGGACGGCGACACCGGCATTCTCGCAAAGATGATGGTTAGGCTTGAATCGCAAAGGAAAGCCGCCGAAGCCGAGGCAGAGGCGGCGAGGCGGCAAAGTAATGTTGCGCCTGCACAGCGAAGCCTTGCTGACACCCACGAGATTATCGACCTCCTTGCACAGGCCGACGATTCAACGAGGTATCAACTTCGGAGCAAACTGCGGATGCTGATTTCGGAACTCGTCAGAGAAATCATTTGCTTCCTGTACGGTAAAGGCAAAGACAAGGCAGCGATCCTCGGCGTCAACTTCCGAGGCGGCGGTTACCGGGTGATTGTAGTCGGCGATCCGCCGGAACACGCCTTAAAGGCCGCAGGCTTGAACAAGGGCGAATCTACACGAACGCTTCGATTGCCGAGGAAACCCCGCTAA
- a CDS encoding SDR family oxidoreductase produces MKPSAASYVDCANIGVAYVDGTGVRSILAMLDRPMVSDQNGEMAKTTSQSRRILLTGVTRGLGRALLTKFAEAGHIVLGCGRSEQLVAQLRKDFPAPHHFTALDVANEAAVGRWATDLLSQGEPPDLLINNAAIINPNAPLWEVSPADFDDIMRVNVNGVFYVLRHFVPAMIERGRGVIVNLSSGWGRSTSPDVAPYCATKYAIEGLTHALAQELPSGMAAIPLNPGVINTELLQSCFAEHAGSYPSPERWSERAAPYILNLSARDNGQSRSVQ; encoded by the coding sequence TTGAAACCATCGGCTGCGAGTTATGTCGATTGCGCGAACATCGGCGTCGCTTACGTCGACGGCACTGGCGTCCGGTCAATTCTGGCCATGCTTGACCGTCCGATGGTCAGCGATCAAAACGGGGAGATGGCAAAAACCACTTCCCAATCGCGGCGAATTCTCCTCACCGGCGTTACCCGCGGCCTCGGTCGCGCGCTACTCACGAAATTTGCTGAGGCCGGACATATCGTGCTCGGTTGTGGACGATCAGAGCAGCTCGTCGCCCAATTGCGAAAAGACTTTCCCGCGCCGCACCACTTCACTGCGCTTGATGTTGCTAATGAAGCCGCCGTTGGTCGCTGGGCGACAGATTTACTGAGCCAAGGTGAGCCGCCCGACCTGCTGATCAATAACGCTGCCATCATCAACCCGAATGCGCCGCTGTGGGAAGTTTCGCCGGCAGACTTCGACGATATCATGCGCGTGAACGTCAATGGCGTGTTTTATGTGCTGCGGCACTTTGTGCCCGCCATGATTGAGCGCGGCCGCGGTGTGATCGTGAATCTTAGTTCCGGCTGGGGACGCTCGACCTCTCCCGATGTCGCTCCGTATTGCGCGACGAAGTATGCCATCGAAGGATTGACGCACGCGCTCGCTCAAGAGTTGCCGTCGGGGATGGCAGCGATTCCGCTCAACCCAGGCGTGATCAATACCGAACTACTGCAAAGCTGTTTTGCCGAACACGCTGGCAGTTATCCATCGCCAGAGCGGTGGTCAGAGCGAGCGGCGCCCTACATTCTCAATCTGTCGGCCCGCGATAATGGTCAGTCACGCAGCGTGCAATAG
- the hemP gene encoding hemin uptake protein HemP produces the protein MQTPPAPNNDRELPAAAATTNEPVRIIPAEELFAGRREIWIQHGDQRYRLRITAAGKLILTK, from the coding sequence ATGCAAACCCCGCCTGCCCCTAATAACGATCGAGAGCTTCCTGCCGCGGCCGCCACGACTAATGAGCCGGTGCGGATTATCCCTGCCGAAGAACTCTTCGCCGGCCGCCGTGAAATCTGGATTCAACACGGCGACCAGCGCTATCGCTTACGAATCACGGCGGCGGGAAAACTGATTCTCACGAAGTGA
- a CDS encoding serine/threonine protein kinase produces MASFFNSLRDLFTDSRTDIGERFEILREAINGTMSNFHMARDHRSGKIIGLKILDTEKMVAFEARFKGLNKPSEGAIAAQLKHPRIVDTFEFGVAKDGRHYILMEFVPGTGMNVLLKQVEPKLAGHHHELVREMAESIDAVHRAGFIHRDICPRNFIVSPECDSLKLIDFGLTVPAKKEYFLPGNRTGTPLYMAPEIVRRKPTDQRVDIFSFGVTSYQLCSNEFPWPSGDTTGKGALQHDARPPQEILELVPNLNKTLARVIMQCIAAEPNNRLQTAEAVVKALKNVNSDTN; encoded by the coding sequence ATGGCGAGTTTTTTCAATTCTTTGCGTGATCTGTTCACGGATTCACGCACCGACATCGGCGAGCGCTTCGAGATCTTGCGCGAAGCGATCAACGGCACGATGTCGAACTTTCACATGGCCCGCGATCATCGATCCGGCAAAATCATCGGGCTGAAAATTCTCGATACGGAAAAGATGGTTGCGTTTGAAGCCCGATTCAAGGGGCTCAACAAGCCCAGCGAAGGGGCCATCGCGGCGCAGCTGAAGCATCCGCGGATCGTCGATACGTTTGAATTCGGTGTAGCCAAGGACGGCAGGCATTACATCCTGATGGAATTCGTCCCCGGCACGGGCATGAACGTGCTACTCAAGCAGGTCGAGCCCAAACTGGCTGGGCATCATCATGAACTGGTTCGCGAGATGGCCGAATCGATCGATGCCGTTCACCGGGCTGGTTTCATTCATCGCGATATTTGCCCACGCAACTTTATCGTCAGCCCGGAGTGCGACTCGCTGAAGCTGATCGATTTTGGTCTGACGGTGCCGGCGAAGAAAGAATACTTTCTGCCCGGCAATCGCACCGGCACGCCGCTGTACATGGCGCCCGAGATCGTCCGCCGCAAACCGACCGATCAGCGCGTCGACATTTTTTCCTTCGGCGTGACGTCGTATCAACTCTGCAGCAACGAATTCCCCTGGCCTTCGGGCGACACCACAGGCAAAGGCGCGCTGCAACACGATGCCCGCCCGCCCCAGGAAATTTTGGAACTCGTGCCGAACCTCAATAAGACGCTCGCCCGTGTCATCATGCAGTGCATTGCGGCGGAGCCCAACAATCGTCTGCAAACGGCGGAAGCGGTCGTCAAAGCGCTGAAGAATGTCAATTCGGATACGAACTGA
- a CDS encoding ComEC/Rec2 family competence protein, translating into MPEFPLGPVGLSDSTRVLIEFPDGQNMLYDAGKLGSPTGAARPISAVLWSRGITRIDALMISHADSDHFNAIPELLQKYTVSKIFVSPFMLEELDQPAVKVLKTAIDKWDVKVDTLSASDKLHVGDVSMEILHPPPLGVIGSDNANSLVLLIEYQGRKVLLPGDLESPGLEDVLAELPIDTDLLMAPHHGSTRSNPRGFGNWCRPEHVVLSGSHDVEEIPAIDSVKQAYGQIGSQVYHTAETGCIRFNITAAGVKVETFRQP; encoded by the coding sequence ATGCCAGAATTTCCGCTCGGCCCTGTAGGGCTTTCCGATTCCACTAGAGTTTTAATTGAATTTCCCGATGGGCAGAACATGCTCTACGACGCTGGCAAGCTCGGTTCGCCGACAGGAGCGGCCAGGCCGATCTCAGCAGTGCTCTGGTCACGCGGCATCACACGGATCGATGCGCTGATGATCTCGCATGCCGACTCGGATCACTTCAACGCGATCCCCGAATTGCTGCAGAAGTACACGGTGAGCAAGATTTTTGTCTCGCCGTTCATGCTCGAAGAACTCGATCAGCCCGCCGTGAAGGTGCTGAAAACCGCGATCGATAAGTGGGACGTGAAGGTCGATACGCTCTCGGCGAGCGACAAGTTGCACGTTGGCGACGTATCGATGGAGATTCTTCACCCACCACCGCTCGGCGTGATCGGCAGTGATAACGCCAATAGTCTCGTGCTGCTCATTGAATATCAAGGACGCAAAGTGCTGCTCCCCGGCGATCTGGAATCGCCCGGTCTTGAAGATGTTCTCGCTGAGTTGCCGATCGACACTGATTTGCTAATGGCTCCGCATCATGGCTCGACACGCTCGAATCCACGCGGCTTTGGTAATTGGTGTCGTCCGGAGCACGTCGTTCTTTCGGGCAGTCACGATGTCGAAGAAATTCCCGCCATCGACTCGGTGAAGCAAGCCTACGGCCAGATCGGCAGCCAGGTTTATCACACCGCCGAAACCGGCTGCATTCGGTTCAACATCACAGCAGCTGGCGTGAAGGTGGAAACGTTTCGGCAACCGTAG